A window of Hordeum vulgare subsp. vulgare chromosome 5H, MorexV3_pseudomolecules_assembly, whole genome shotgun sequence genomic DNA:
TGGAAGGCATTGACTGTTTGTCACGGGATTGTCTCCATACCTCGGAGCCATGGTGTGCAATATTATTTGAGGAACATGTTAGTTGAATATGCTTTTTTCCATTAAGCACAAAGTAAAAAAAAACGCATATGCAATCTCTTAATTCATTGGTTTGGCAGGTGCACTCACCGTGTAGTCACTTAGTTTCATAGGTTTTTTAGTTGGGTTCCTATTACCAAGGAGTGCAGAGCCAGCTAAAGACCAAAACAACAAAGTTCTTAGAGCTCGTACTTAAATTTGATTAACTACATTTTACCTTTTGGATTGAAATATACGCAGAGCCAGCTAAAGACCaaggtttggaacttcatcaGCAACTTAGCATAACATGGGTCTCTTTTAAGCAATTATATAACGGAATACAAAAAGTAAAAACAACATTAGAACATCTGGACTACAAAGGCACGGTCCTGTATATAGTGATAGAACTTCACACAAAGGAATAACAACAGTAAGCTTACAATTTTGTTCTCTTCTTTTGAAGTGGAGCTTTGTAGATTAAAATAAAGCATCTTATAATCAACCAGAAGTTGGTTCTGTACGGAGGTGGAACTGTATTTTATAAGACGCCTTAACTCAAACACATGCATGAGCCATTGCATTAGCAGGTTGACAAATCCTCAAAATTTAGTAGTATGCAGGAACGACGAAGAGTCTCCAACTTCCAAATTAGTATTGCGAAGTTTAGACATATTGTGCACTGCATTTTTCAACATAGAAATCATAACTAAACAGTCAAGACTCCAGAATGATGGGATAAATTGCAACTGAGAAATGTACTTTTAGGTTTTAAAGTCAAGCAATAGTTTCAGCTTCTTCAGCCTCGAGTCATAGCATTGTATAGAAGACCAGTCCGACAATATGATAGACCCATCAGAATtacagcagtagcatcataacctGCATCCAAATTGAGATTAAATTATAAAATGGTATACTCCATTGAAAACTCTGAAAAAAAGATTAGCAGTTCTGTATGAAGAAATAAATCCATCTGCTCCAAGTTCTATACAGGTAACCCGTGCTTAAATTATTATCGTACTGCTCGTTGATAAAACACCCCAAAATTAGAAAATTTCTTCTCTTCTGTTTGAGAAGTAAGATAGATTAGTTATCATGTTACTATATAACTTGAAGAGAATACATATGGAAAATCATGGAGATTTCAAGAAATGCAACATCTATATAATTAAATCCATTAGATCTAATCGCCTAGTCCACAAAAAAATCCTCAGCACTGAAAAAATTGAGGACAACTACAAAACTATGTTTTCTACTGATGTGAATGAAACAATATGTATCTTCATTTCCTCATGCTGATCAATGTCCTGATTCTCTAATTTTACCGAGACCCGTGTGGAAATAATAGATCCGAAAGAAAATAGAAGGAAACATACCTTGGTGTTGCTTTCACCATATAGTTCTTAGCTTGCTGCCATCGGCTTACAGCTGTTTATTGCGGCTTGCTGGGTGTCAGGAAAGGAGCAGGCGAGGTGGACGACAGCGGTAGCATCAGCTATCCTCCTCGCACAGGCGCGTACACCAAGTAGGAGGAGCGCGGGGATGGAGTGGTTGTGGATGGAGGTACCTGAATCTCTGAATCGAAGAACTGAAATAAGGTTCAGTTAGTACATTTGGCTAACAGTAAGGGCCTTAGCTCTATAGTGAAGTGAACAACGTTAGCAGCATGATAGCAATTTTTCATACCTTTGCTTACTTATTTGGGACTTGCGCTATCATGATCAGGTTAACAAAACTTTTGCCActcctgcctcctcctcctctttcgagATAAGTGGCCAGCAGTGCAGGCCTCACAGGACCACCAAGAGTGTCGAGTTGCTCGTGGCCGGATGTGGTAAGACGGCGCGGCTGACCTGACTGGGAGGTGAGAAGCGAGGCAAAGCGGGGCGGTGGtgacaccagaggaacgacacggggTAGTGAAGGGGTGGGCGGTGCCGACCATGACGTCTCGGGAAATAGGTAAATCAAATCCGAGGGATCCGAACACGCTGGCGCAGGGGTAGTCAGTGTAGGGGCTGACGGCGAGGTGCGGTGGCGGCGGCAACTTGTGCATGGTGTTGTGTAGGGAAGAGGGTTGTGAGGGTGTTTTTTAGATGAAGAGGGTTGTGCGGTGTCAGCAACACCTAGAAACATCCTAGACGGTGGTGTGATAGAGAACTATGACATGTAGACACCAAAAGATCACTATGCCCCTCATCGTCAAATCCCCATAGGAGAcagtaaaaaaaatcaaaaaaagaagaaaatgcaAACGCTTGTCGGTTTAGTATTGTTACTAATTACGTTAGCTGAGGATGATAAGTTTGATTGATGAGCATGATGTGTCCGTCGCAGTTTATCCTTTTGCCCGAAATATAAAGTACCATGAAAGGCATTCGATTTGAGATGAGCCTTGCAGttcatttattttattattttccaCTAAAAGAACAAGAGAAAGGCAACAACAACGCCGGTACATTTTGGTACATGTGGTGTTGGTGGCGGGGCCGTTGACGGTTGAGCACGTCTTGGCAGCTGATTTTCCACTTCATGTGCTTTCCTGTTGATCGCTTCAACACAACACTGCTGCTCCTCCATAATTTAACACTAAAcaaaccaaaccaaaccaatttcatcatcatcgccgccgccaccaccaccatcatcatcgccatcatcttcttcttctccaaacAACAAATCAGCGCTTCGCCAATCCCACCCCACCCACCGCccgcctgctcctctccctccctccctccgctTTCCGCCTTCTTGATGCAACAGCCAGTCCTGCGATTTCAGTAGCCAGGAGGAAGGAGAAAGGGGACAGGCGCCGGGATCCCGACAGGAGATCCTGCTCGCCTAGCCTTTGCTGTTTGAGGCGGAGAGATTGTaagggccgagagagagagagagagagggagggagggagatgtCTCGTGGCGGCGGCTACGGGGAGATGGGGCAGAAGATCGACTACGTGTTCAAGGTGGTGCTCATCGGCGACTCCGCCGTCGGCAAGTCGCAGCTGCTGGCGCGGTTCGCGCGCAACGAGTTCAGCCTCGACTCCAAGGCCACCATCGGCGTCGAGTTCCAGACCAAGACCCTCCAGATCGACAACCGCACCGTCAAGGCCCAGATCTGGGACACCGCGGGACAAGAGAGGTACTACTCTACTTAAATCACTAATCACTAATCAAACCCACCATCAATTTACTCTTATCTTCTTGTCTGGTTCTCTAGTTATGGTTATGAATGAACTAGGATTGCTGAGTGGGAAAGTGATGGATTTGTCATTGTACTGTCTCTGGGGAAACGACGGCCTTGTTGGTTGCTCTGTGTGCGCAAGCGCAATTATGATGGAATTGATCCACTGTCTGCTGCTTTAAAAGGAAATTATTGTTTGCTCTCATGACCTGTCCTCAGCTGAAAATTATGTTTAGAATTGGCATACGGAGTACTACTACAGATGTTACGCACTGTCTGTTCATTTACAACAACACAAATGTCTCCATGGTAACAAATTTGATGTTTGTGCGGTCCAAATGTGGATCAGGCAGTTGCATCAGAATATCTTGCCTTACATTTTGACACCTATCAGAACTTACAGTTACCTAGTTTTATCATATACTCCttacgtacctaaatataagaccttttagagattttactacttTAGAGCGTAGGTTCActtattttacttcgtatgtagtccataatgcaatctctaaaaaggtcttatattttggaacggagggagtagaattatGTTTTTTCAGTTAGGGGTAAGATTATAATCTGCCGAAAATCTTGAACCAATCTCTCAGGAATACAACACAGAAGAAGTAGATTGCACATTCAGCAGGTCAGATGATAAGTCTCGGCATCAGCTTATGGCACCTATAGTAAAATTTCTTTTGGCACCTACTATAACAGTAATTGGTCTGGCAGTTTAGTCAGTCATGAATATCTTGTTAATTTTGCAACTGAAAGATgctgtttgttgttgcaaatgcgTCGTAACAGTAACAATAGCCCACCCCAGCTCGCTTGCTTATTTGAATGTTCACTTTCAGCATCTAAACCAGCTGCACCGAATGTGGTAACAGGTACCGAGCAGTAACAAGTGCCTACTACAGAGGCGCAGTAGGAGCTATGCTAGTGTATGACATGACCAAGCGTCAGTCCTTCGATCATATGGCGCGGTGGCTCGAGGAATTGCGAAGCCATGCCGACAAGAACATCGTCATCATGCTCATTGGGAACAAGTCGGACCTGGGCTCCCTCCGGGCTGTCCCGACAGAGGATGCCAAGGAGTTCGCCGAGCGCGAGAGCCTCTTTTTCATGGAGACGTCCGCTCTTGAGGCTACCAATGTGGAGAAGGCCTTCATGACCGGCCTCGAGGAGATATACCGCACTGTCAGCAAGAAAAACCTTGTGGCCAACGATGAGGCTAACTCCGGCGGGAACTCGAGCTTGCTGAAAGGAACGAAAGTTATCATCCCAGGCCAGGAGCCGGCCCCTACGGCCAAGGCAGCATGTTGTATGTCCTCCTAGACACCATCTTGTTTCTGGCAGGTAAAGTTTCTAAGTTGATCCCGGGGTATCGGCACGCTGAATGGGTGGGATTCTTGGGAAGAGGGATGTAATTACATGAATAGGTGACTCACATAAATTGTAATTTTGTTGATGATTAGATTTTGTATCTGGTTACGGTGGCGTATATACTAGTTATCATGAATCCTTTTATTCGGGATGTAATTAGCCCAACCTTTCATGCTGGTAGTGTTGTTCTTTCCCCTTTGCACAAACATACTGGACCGAAAGCGTGTGCTGCCGCGTATATCTGTCAAAGAACTACAGAACGACATGAGAAAACGCAAGGGCCGTCCGATACAATTATCTGAATACTTTGGTGCATGCTTCCTgcaccctccgttcctaaatataagtcttttaagagatttgactagtggtctacatacggagcaaaatgaatgaatctatattataaagtatgtctatatacatccgtatgtagtccactagtgcaatctctaaaaagacttatatttaggaacggagggagtagttgtatAGAGGCTGGGTGTGAGCTCGTTTTGTTTATATGCGCTTGATATGACATTATGAGTTGATAAAGTACCCTTTGTTGAGAAATAATGTCTGAATACTAATGCAAGAGCACTGTCAATGTTGGTGCCCCGTTCATTTCTGACTTATCGTTCGTCAGGAGTACTGCACGGTAAGCACAGGTGGCATGAACCATATCATGCATTGTTTGAATTGTAGTACATACAAAAAACAATAAGGTATGGGCAACCACTTAGGTATTGCTATGATGATTTATTAAATATGCTTAAGTACACTATAATGAGGATCCTTCGGTTGAGATATAAAAAagagatatactccctccgttcttaaatgggTTATTTACTTCTGTGCCCCGCTTCGCTTCTCTTTGCTTGTTTTTGCCCTACTTCGCTCTATCCCACTCTCGCATACGGCCAAGCGACCGTTTTCGTCGGATCAACCTCCTTTGACCGTTACTTGGCCTGACTAGTGGGGTCGGTATGGGGCACCTCATCGCGCTCAGGAGTGGGGCTTGGATGGGGCCTACCTAGGGCCTCATTTTGAATCCACCCCACGCCCAATCCCGATCTGACCGCCGCAATAGCTACTCGTCGTGCCCCATTTTGAATCCACCACACGGTAGATCTGACTGCCGCACCAGCCACGCCCCGTCCCGCCCCGCCACTCCCTATTACTTTCGCTTGAGGGGAGTTGCGACGACGCATCAATGGCGAGCGTTTCTTCCGCATCAATGGCGAGCGTTTCTTCCGCCATTGATCGCATCAAGGACTGGGTCATTCTGGGATCCGATAGCAGTTGGATTCCACAGAAGTAAGTAATGAATCTCTCATTTGTGTGATTTAACTATTAAATACGGGGGGAATTGACAATAGTATGTTGATTTTCGTTCGTTAAATGGGTATAGGATGAACAAACAGGGTGTTTATCGTTTGGCGGTAAGAATGGAAACTTCTGTTATGGGTTCGAATGAACCGTCCAAGGGGTTTTGTTATCCGTTAGT
This region includes:
- the LOC123452574 gene encoding ras-related protein RGP1; translated protein: MSRGGGYGEMGQKIDYVFKVVLIGDSAVGKSQLLARFARNEFSLDSKATIGVEFQTKTLQIDNRTVKAQIWDTAGQERYRAVTSAYYRGAVGAMLVYDMTKRQSFDHMARWLEELRSHADKNIVIMLIGNKSDLGSLRAVPTEDAKEFAERESLFFMETSALEATNVEKAFMTGLEEIYRTVSKKNLVANDEANSGGNSSLLKGTKVIIPGQEPAPTAKAACCMSS